Proteins encoded within one genomic window of Thioploca ingrica:
- a CDS encoding DNA primase, with the protein MGGHISRSFIHELINRIDLVDLIDSYFSLRKTGQNYIATCPFHHEKTPSFTVNPEKQFYYCFGCGAQGNAISFLMNYAQFEFVEAVHELASQVGMEVQYEQGSAPVSITSPTSLYDLLTQVAKYYQQQLRQSPIAITYLKKRGLTGEIARDFGLGYAPTGWNNILTTCGSTSEAKTRLLETGLIKKNAKGDYYDLFRDRIMFPIVDGRGRVIAFGGRLLQDNSKEPKYLNSPETRLFQKGRELYGWYWARQNRPLPHLVVVEGYLDVITLAQYGIKNVVATLGTAVTREHLTRLFRTVPEIRFCFDGDLAGQKAAWRTLEKVFPFLQEGQQVSFVFLPPGHDPDSLLRQEGISKWNSCVEKALPLSNFLFDTLQQQVDIRHLDGRAKLIELAKPLLKQLPSTSSYQLLMTQRLSELTQLDVKQLTKIISGELIESHPIKSSLPNKTVREYSLVHQAIIYLLHKPTLLQHLAYPNEKLSGLLDEHIKLFLQLIELIKSNPKITLGMIYEQWRGTEYEDIINQLGLVSQGSLLTNHIHMIDINKEFEGTIARLEEEYHKQIVFPTRNKTRTDEKKNHRY; encoded by the coding sequence ATGGGTGGTCACATCTCGCGCAGTTTTATTCATGAGTTAATCAATAGGATTGATCTCGTTGATTTAATTGACAGTTATTTTTCGTTACGCAAAACCGGTCAGAATTATATCGCTACTTGTCCATTTCATCATGAAAAAACGCCTTCTTTCACGGTGAATCCGGAGAAACAATTTTACTACTGTTTCGGTTGCGGTGCTCAAGGAAATGCTATCAGCTTTTTAATGAACTACGCTCAGTTTGAGTTTGTCGAAGCGGTTCATGAATTAGCTTCCCAAGTGGGTATGGAAGTACAGTATGAACAAGGTAGTGCACCAGTCTCTATCACTTCACCAACCAGCTTATATGATCTGCTGACGCAAGTTGCTAAGTACTATCAGCAACAATTGCGTCAATCTCCAATAGCCATTACTTATCTAAAAAAACGGGGACTCACTGGCGAAATTGCCCGTGATTTTGGGTTAGGTTATGCGCCAACCGGTTGGAATAATATTTTAACCACTTGTGGGAGTACTTCAGAGGCTAAAACTCGCTTGTTGGAAACCGGATTAATAAAAAAAAACGCTAAAGGGGATTATTATGATCTGTTTCGGGATCGCATTATGTTCCCCATTGTGGACGGACGAGGACGGGTTATTGCTTTTGGTGGGCGGCTACTCCAAGATAATTCTAAAGAACCCAAATATCTTAACTCTCCTGAAACCCGCTTATTTCAAAAAGGGCGTGAATTATATGGTTGGTATTGGGCGCGTCAAAATCGACCATTACCGCATTTAGTGGTGGTAGAAGGCTATTTGGATGTCATTACCTTAGCACAGTACGGCATTAAAAATGTGGTTGCCACTTTAGGTACAGCCGTCACTCGTGAACATCTAACGCGCTTATTCCGAACTGTGCCGGAAATTCGGTTTTGTTTTGATGGTGATCTTGCTGGACAAAAAGCCGCTTGGCGTACCTTAGAGAAAGTCTTCCCTTTCTTACAAGAGGGACAACAGGTCAGTTTTGTTTTTTTACCACCAGGACATGACCCCGATAGTTTATTACGTCAAGAAGGTATCTCCAAATGGAATAGCTGTGTAGAGAAAGCCTTACCGTTGTCAAATTTTTTATTTGATACCCTCCAGCAACAAGTTGACATCAGGCATCTTGATGGGAGAGCAAAATTAATAGAATTAGCTAAACCTTTGTTAAAACAATTACCCAGCACCAGTTCTTATCAGCTATTGATGACACAACGATTAAGCGAACTTACTCAACTCGATGTTAAGCAATTGACGAAAATCATTTCCGGTGAATTAATTGAATCTCACCCAATAAAATCATCCCTACCGAATAAGACTGTAAGGGAATATTCACTGGTACATCAAGCTATTATTTACTTATTACATAAACCCACTTTGTTACAACACCTCGCTTATCCCAACGAAAAATTATCGGGTCTACTAGACGAACACATAAAATTATTCTTACAGTTAATTGAATTAATAAAATCAAATCCTAAAATAACTTTAGGGATGATTTATGAACAGTGGCGTGGAACAGAATATGAAGATATTATCAATCAATTAGGATTAGTCTCACAAGGATCGCTATTGACTAATCATATACATATGATAGATATAAATAAAGAATTTGAGGGTACCATTGCGCGTTTAGAGGAAGAATATCATAAACAAATTGTGTTCCCAACGAGAAACAAAACCCGAACAGATGAAAAAAAGAACCACAGATATTAA
- a CDS encoding RNA polymerase sigma 70, whose amino-acid sequence MNHEQQKSQLKLLIAKGKEQGYLTYHEVNDHLPDDIVEPEQIESIINMINDMGITVHEFAPDTDSLLISDAPVADEEAAEEAAAALANVDSEFGRTTDPVRMYMREMGTVDLLTREGEIKIAKRIEEGLNQALSALATHPDIIAEFLSYYDKVEIDELKLSDILTGFIDSASEDVPEIEIDETKVPPELEIEVEATVDEDDDEEVPPILGEETLLDMEETRSRFARLRGLYQRMLQVEVSQGTQAEAYIQLRKDVADCFLQFKLVPRVIEELTAKLRQTVAFIREQENFIRDTCILKVGMNKKEFLSSFKNQLTDPYWLPSLLNSAKPYVTSLQQYQKELEGAQQKLIVLEKQCRLNLVEIKDINRRMSIGEAKARRAKKEMIEANLRLVISIAKKYTNRGLQFLDLIQEGNIGLMKAVDKFEYRRGYKFSTYATWWIRQAITRSIADQARTIRIPVHMIETINKLNRVSRQILQEKGREATPEELAERMEMPEDKVRKVLKIAKEPISMETPIGDDEDSHLGDFIEDTSIQAPIDSATFEGLRRATQEMLHGLTPREAKVLRMRFGIDMNTDHTLEEVGKQFDVTRERIRQIEAKALRKLRHPSRSEQLRSFLD is encoded by the coding sequence ATGAATCACGAACAACAGAAATCTCAACTCAAATTACTGATTGCCAAAGGCAAAGAACAGGGTTATTTGACTTATCATGAAGTCAATGATCATTTACCGGATGATATTGTAGAACCGGAACAAATCGAAAGTATCATTAATATGATTAATGATATGGGTATTACGGTACATGAATTTGCTCCGGATACCGATTCCTTACTGATTTCAGATGCGCCCGTCGCTGACGAAGAAGCGGCTGAGGAAGCAGCGGCGGCTTTAGCCAATGTTGATAGTGAATTTGGGCGTACCACTGACCCAGTACGAATGTATATGCGTGAAATGGGCACAGTCGATTTATTAACCCGTGAGGGTGAGATTAAGATTGCCAAACGTATTGAAGAAGGCTTAAATCAAGCCTTATCGGCATTGGCAACCCATCCTGATATCATTGCGGAATTCTTAAGCTATTATGATAAGGTTGAAATAGATGAACTCAAACTATCTGATATTTTGACTGGATTTATCGATTCTGCTTCAGAAGACGTACCTGAAATTGAAATAGATGAAACTAAAGTGCCACCGGAGCTAGAAATAGAAGTTGAAGCGACTGTTGATGAAGATGATGATGAAGAAGTACCTCCTATCCTGGGTGAAGAAACTTTGCTTGATATGGAGGAAACTCGGAGTCGCTTTGCTCGATTACGCGGGTTATACCAACGGATGTTGCAGGTAGAAGTAAGCCAGGGGACACAAGCAGAGGCGTATATTCAGTTACGCAAAGACGTAGCAGATTGTTTTCTGCAATTCAAGTTAGTGCCGCGAGTGATTGAAGAATTAACGGCTAAATTACGCCAAACGGTGGCTTTTATTCGGGAACAGGAAAATTTTATTCGGGATACTTGTATCCTGAAAGTCGGCATGAATAAAAAAGAGTTTTTGTCTTCTTTCAAAAACCAACTGACTGATCCCTACTGGTTACCGTCGCTATTAAACTCGGCTAAACCTTATGTTACCAGCTTACAACAATATCAAAAAGAACTTGAAGGTGCTCAACAAAAATTGATTGTTCTCGAAAAGCAATGTCGCTTGAATCTGGTGGAGATTAAAGACATTAATCGCCGTATGTCGATTGGTGAAGCGAAGGCGCGGCGTGCCAAGAAAGAGATGATTGAAGCGAATCTCCGTTTAGTCATTTCTATTGCGAAAAAATATACCAATCGTGGCTTACAATTCCTGGATTTAATTCAAGAAGGCAATATCGGTTTAATGAAAGCGGTTGATAAATTTGAATATCGACGCGGTTATAAATTTTCCACTTATGCCACTTGGTGGATTCGCCAAGCCATTACCCGTTCGATTGCCGATCAAGCTCGCACGATTCGGATTCCGGTTCATATGATTGAAACGATTAATAAACTTAATCGGGTTTCACGGCAAATTCTACAGGAAAAAGGTCGGGAAGCGACTCCAGAAGAATTAGCAGAACGGATGGAAATGCCAGAAGATAAAGTTCGCAAAGTCCTGAAGATTGCTAAAGAACCCATTTCGATGGAAACGCCCATTGGTGATGATGAAGATTCTCATTTAGGTGATTTTATTGAGGATACTAGTATTCAAGCACCGATTGATTCAGCGACTTTTGAAGGGTTGCGGCGAGCCACTCAAGAAATGTTACATGGATTAACGCCACGGGAAGCGAAAGTATTACGAATGCGTTTTGGGATTGATATGAACACCGATCATACCTTAGAAGAGGTCGGTAAACAATTTGACGTCACCCGTGAACGTATCCGTCAAATTGAAGCTAAAGCGCTCCGTAAATTACGTCATCCGAGTCGCTCAGAACAATTACGGAGTTTCCTGGATTAA
- a CDS encoding cytoplasmic protein, with the protein MKSYRKELWFNTPERLVFINITSSVNECLKESGIQEGLILVNAMHITASVFINDDESGLHQDYEEWLETLAPHEPINRYRHNRIGEDNGDAHLKRQVMGREVVVAVTKGQLDFGPWEQIFYGEFDGGRRKRVLVKIIGE; encoded by the coding sequence ATGAAAAGCTATCGTAAAGAACTTTGGTTTAATACGCCAGAACGTTTGGTTTTTATCAATATTACATCATCAGTTAATGAATGTTTAAAAGAAAGTGGTATTCAAGAAGGGTTAATACTGGTTAATGCGATGCACATCACCGCTTCGGTTTTCATTAATGATGATGAATCGGGTTTGCATCAAGATTATGAAGAATGGTTAGAAACATTAGCACCTCACGAGCCGATTAATCGTTATCGTCATAATCGAATTGGCGAAGATAATGGTGATGCTCATCTCAAACGCCAAGTCATGGGGCGTGAGGTGGTGGTCGCGGTTACTAAAGGACAATTGGATTTTGGTCCTTGGGAACAGATTTTTTATGGTGAATTTGATGGGGGGCGTCGGAAAAGGGTATTGGTGAAAATTATTGGTGAGTAA
- a CDS encoding PAS domain S-box/diguanylate cyclase (GGDEF) domain-containing protein has product MDDIIRLIVIEESANDAEVILNSLRKARYPIRPRHVEDDEDLQAALGEHEWDLIISVPQVGEFTCAQICEMVNSSKQDIPVIVLTDKLDGKIISTLLSGGARQVIPSQSDGCLQAAVGKELADLTERRRRRHLDQLYRELQRHNKILLESSRDAIAYVHDGMHIHANPSYLKMFNYKSMDDIEGLPIMDLVSLEDQAKFKEFMREFMTDDQEKERQIDLEGIAADKKRLKLKMELSHAIYDSERCIQVIIRDQSQNQELEQKIKEISRRDQTTGLLNRQYFIELLEKALAKAMETHTRSVLFYIELDNFNTMRENLGVGGSDPVIQNTGKIINEVSEGGALSRFGENVFTLLLTDKDGKKYANAGPLADKICKAVEANVTEVGKQSVVSTCSVGIAQVLASAATPQDVLNDAHNACAIAMKRGGNSFEFYKVSGDQKGDMKLSDIAKLIETAIEEKRLSLRYQPIVNLHGDSQEMYEVFLRMLDGEGKTVPASNLFDAAEKANLSIQLDKWVLEQSIKKLVQQQKAGHKTHFFIKLSDQAIRDESVLLYIRKLLKSTQLPGSRLIFELSESIAISQVKLAKAFISQLKSFECQSALEHFGTGLNSSTTLKHLPVDYVKIDSSYSKGLSTNPDNQKAVQEIVKMAHELDKLTIAEAVEDANSLTVLWSSEVDFAQGHYIQEPMDEPEFDFSEEE; this is encoded by the coding sequence ATGGATGATATTATCCGCTTAATTGTTATAGAAGAATCTGCTAATGATGCTGAAGTGATTTTAAATAGTTTGCGTAAAGCGCGTTATCCCATTCGTCCTCGCCATGTGGAAGACGATGAAGATTTACAAGCCGCATTAGGAGAACATGAATGGGATCTCATTATTTCTGTGCCTCAAGTGGGCGAATTTACTTGTGCACAAATTTGTGAGATGGTTAACAGTTCCAAACAAGATATACCGGTCATTGTATTAACCGACAAATTGGACGGCAAAATTATTTCCACCTTGCTGAGTGGTGGTGCTCGCCAAGTCATTCCTAGTCAAAGCGATGGTTGTTTACAAGCCGCTGTCGGCAAAGAATTAGCTGATCTAACCGAACGTCGTCGACGTAGACATCTCGACCAACTTTATAGGGAATTGCAAAGACACAATAAAATACTGTTGGAATCTTCACGCGATGCGATTGCTTATGTGCATGATGGTATGCACATCCATGCGAATCCAAGTTACCTAAAAATGTTCAATTATAAAAGTATGGATGACATTGAAGGGTTACCGATTATGGATTTAGTTTCGCTAGAAGATCAAGCTAAGTTTAAAGAATTTATGCGTGAATTTATGACTGATGACCAAGAAAAGGAGCGTCAGATTGATTTAGAAGGGATAGCAGCAGATAAAAAGCGTTTAAAACTCAAAATGGAACTCAGTCATGCCATTTATGATAGTGAGCGATGTATTCAAGTTATTATTCGAGATCAATCGCAAAATCAAGAGTTGGAACAGAAGATTAAAGAAATTAGTCGCCGTGATCAAACCACCGGGTTACTTAATCGCCAATATTTCATTGAGTTATTAGAAAAAGCTTTAGCCAAAGCCATGGAAACACACACCCGTAGTGTGCTGTTTTACATTGAATTGGATAATTTTAATACGATGAGAGAAAATCTGGGTGTCGGTGGCAGCGACCCAGTCATCCAAAATACCGGTAAAATCATTAATGAGGTATCAGAAGGGGGTGCTTTATCACGGTTTGGGGAAAATGTATTTACCTTATTATTAACGGATAAAGATGGTAAAAAGTATGCCAACGCTGGACCATTAGCCGATAAAATTTGTAAAGCCGTTGAAGCCAATGTGACGGAAGTGGGTAAACAATCGGTTGTTAGCACCTGTAGTGTTGGTATCGCCCAAGTACTGGCTTCCGCCGCTACGCCCCAAGATGTGCTTAACGATGCTCATAATGCCTGTGCTATCGCTATGAAACGAGGCGGTAATAGCTTTGAATTTTACAAAGTCAGCGGTGATCAGAAAGGTGATATGAAACTGTCTGATATTGCTAAACTCATTGAAACCGCCATTGAGGAAAAACGGTTATCGCTCCGTTATCAACCTATCGTTAACTTACACGGCGACTCGCAAGAAATGTATGAAGTATTTTTACGGATGCTCGATGGAGAAGGAAAAACGGTGCCAGCAAGTAATTTGTTTGATGCCGCCGAAAAAGCTAACTTGAGTATTCAACTGGATAAATGGGTATTAGAACAATCGATTAAAAAATTAGTCCAACAACAGAAAGCCGGTCATAAAACTCACTTTTTTATTAAATTATCTGATCAAGCGATTCGGGATGAAAGTGTGTTACTTTATATTAGGAAATTACTTAAATCGACTCAGTTACCCGGTAGCCGGCTCATTTTTGAATTGAGCGAATCTATCGCCATTAGCCAAGTTAAATTAGCTAAAGCCTTTATTAGTCAGCTCAAAAGCTTTGAATGTCAATCGGCATTAGAACACTTCGGTACCGGCCTAAATTCGTCAACCACGCTCAAACATTTGCCAGTCGATTATGTCAAAATTGATTCTTCTTATAGCAAAGGGTTATCAACCAATCCTGATAATCAAAAAGCCGTACAAGAAATTGTCAAAATGGCACATGAGTTAGATAAACTGACGATTGCTGAAGCAGTAGAAGATGCTAACAGCCTAACGGTATTATGGTCATCAGAAGTGGATTTTGCTCAAGGACATTATATTCAAGAACCGATGGATGAGCCGGAATTTGATTTTTCTGAGGAAGAGTAG
- a CDS encoding 23S rRNA methyltransferase, translating to MSTLLAFFATAPKGMEPLLANELHDTFNLSQVSPTRAGVAFQGTITQAYRICLWSRIANRILLPLSTFPAPDPEALYEGVQTIRWDEHLAADGSLAVDFTSRQSHLQHTHFGALKVKDAIVDQFRTYYQIRPNVNQQQPDLRINVHLDHDQAIVSIDLSGDSLHRRGYRESGGPAPLKENLAAAILIWAGWPQIAAQGGQLLDPMCGSGTLPIEAALIAADIAPGLLRSYFGFLHWRQHDPIRWANLLAEAQQRKVAGLSQLPKIMGYDIDKNAIRSALIHVERAGLTGKIHLEKRSLAQLTALPSPGLLVTNPPYGERLGNYEAMKHLYSHLGEVLRTHFQGWQAAVIASDLDMGKQIGIRANKKYTLYNGALECKLLRFNIESQWFMQPQTTTEPPWYQPPPVPLVDKVNQWSQGAHMLANRLQKNLKHLKRWVQREQIHCFRLYDADLPEYAIAIDIYEQWIHVQEYAPPKTIDQQKAKDRLQEALAVIAEVLQTPPQRIFLKVRHPQKGKTQYQKHNNTGQFYEIHEDKAIFLVNLTDYLDTGLFLDHRLTRQLIFSLAQGQRFLNLFGYTGTATVQAALGGAMATTTVDTSKTYLAWAHRNLIRNGLSEHHHQLIQADCQSWLQQEADRFTQSPRLGRYGLIFLDPPTFSNSKQTDQTLDIQRDHVTLIRTALKCLTRNGVLIFSTNYQKFKLDTQAFTQLQLENMSHLTLPKDFERNPRIHQCWKIYPSY from the coding sequence ATGTCCACATTGCTTGCTTTTTTTGCCACTGCACCTAAAGGGATGGAACCTTTATTAGCCAATGAACTACATGACACTTTTAATCTGAGTCAAGTTTCACCGACTCGTGCCGGGGTTGCTTTTCAAGGAACGATAACTCAAGCTTATCGAATTTGTCTGTGGTCACGAATTGCTAATCGAATATTATTACCACTGAGCACCTTTCCCGCTCCGGATCCTGAGGCGTTATATGAGGGTGTTCAAACGATTCGCTGGGATGAACATCTGGCAGCGGATGGTTCATTAGCGGTTGATTTCACTAGCCGTCAATCTCATCTGCAACATACTCATTTTGGCGCACTGAAAGTTAAAGACGCGATTGTGGACCAATTTCGTACTTACTATCAAATTCGTCCTAATGTTAACCAACAACAACCGGATCTTAGAATTAATGTCCATTTAGATCATGATCAAGCGATTGTTAGTATTGATTTAAGTGGTGATAGTCTACATCGACGTGGCTATCGAGAAAGCGGTGGACCGGCACCCCTAAAAGAAAATTTAGCGGCAGCCATACTCATCTGGGCTGGTTGGCCGCAGATCGCTGCCCAAGGGGGTCAATTATTAGATCCCATGTGTGGTTCTGGCACTTTGCCTATTGAAGCCGCTTTGATAGCCGCCGATATTGCACCGGGACTATTACGTTCTTACTTTGGCTTTTTACATTGGCGACAACATGATCCTATCCGGTGGGCTAATTTATTAGCCGAAGCCCAACAACGTAAAGTAGCCGGTCTTAGTCAATTACCCAAAATAATGGGTTACGATATCGACAAAAATGCAATACGCAGTGCACTCATTCATGTTGAACGTGCGGGACTGACCGGGAAAATTCACCTGGAAAAACGATCTTTAGCGCAATTAACCGCTTTACCCAGTCCGGGTTTATTGGTGACCAATCCTCCTTATGGCGAACGTTTAGGTAATTACGAAGCCATGAAACATTTATATAGCCATTTAGGTGAGGTTCTTCGCACCCACTTTCAAGGTTGGCAAGCCGCTGTGATAGCTAGTGATTTAGACATGGGAAAGCAAATTGGCATTCGTGCTAACAAAAAATATACCCTCTATAATGGCGCCTTAGAGTGTAAATTATTACGCTTTAACATCGAGTCACAATGGTTTATGCAACCGCAAACCACTACCGAGCCGCCGTGGTATCAACCACCACCGGTTCCATTGGTAGACAAGGTAAACCAGTGGAGCCAAGGTGCTCACATGTTAGCTAATCGGTTACAAAAAAACCTCAAACATCTGAAACGTTGGGTACAACGTGAACAAATTCATTGTTTTCGTTTATATGACGCTGATTTACCCGAATATGCCATTGCCATTGATATCTATGAACAATGGATACACGTACAAGAATATGCACCCCCAAAAACCATTGATCAGCAAAAAGCAAAAGATCGCTTACAAGAAGCTTTAGCTGTGATTGCCGAAGTTTTGCAAACACCGCCCCAACGAATTTTCTTAAAAGTGCGACACCCCCAAAAAGGCAAAACGCAATATCAAAAACACAATAACACCGGTCAGTTCTATGAAATTCACGAAGACAAGGCCATATTTCTCGTAAATCTAACGGATTACCTAGACACAGGTTTATTTTTAGATCACCGCCTTACTCGTCAACTCATTTTCTCCTTGGCTCAAGGGCAACGCTTTCTCAATCTATTTGGGTATACGGGTACCGCAACAGTACAAGCTGCTTTAGGGGGTGCGATGGCGACCACCACGGTTGATACTTCCAAAACTTATTTGGCTTGGGCACATCGCAATTTAATTCGTAATGGCTTAAGTGAACATCATCACCAGTTGATTCAAGCGGATTGCCAGTCTTGGTTACAACAAGAAGCAGATAGATTCACCCAATCCCCGCGATTGGGACGTTATGGGTTAATTTTTTTAGATCCACCGACATTCTCTAATTCTAAACAAACTGACCAAACCTTAGACATTCAGCGCGATCATGTCACCCTCATTCGTACCGCTTTAAAATGTTTAACTCGGAATGGCGTATTAATTTTTTCAACGAATTACCAAAAATTTAAACTGGATACTCAAGCATTCACCCAATTACAATTGGAAAACATGAGCCATTTAACCTTACCCAAAGATTTTGAACGTAACCCACGTATTCACCAATGTTGGAAAATTTACCCCAGCTACTGA
- a CDS encoding 30S ribosomal protein S21 has translation MPNIRVKENEPFEVAIRRFKRACEKAGILAEVHRREFYEKPTTVRKRKAAAAVKRHLKKVSRETLRRERHY, from the coding sequence ATGCCTAATATTCGTGTCAAAGAGAATGAACCTTTTGAAGTTGCTATTCGTCGTTTTAAACGTGCTTGTGAAAAAGCGGGTATTTTAGCAGAAGTCCATCGTCGTGAGTTCTATGAAAAGCCGACCACCGTTCGTAAGCGTAAAGCAGCGGCTGCTGTTAAACGGCATTTAAAAAAAGTGAGTCGTGAAACTTTACGTCGTGAACGTCATTATTAA
- a CDS encoding dihydrodipicolinate reductase: MKTHIAIAGAAGRMGRQLIEACIQASEVVLAAALEHPQSSFIGSDAGELASIGKQNINIVTDLNTIISQFEVLIDFTTPEATLAHLAKCQAMTKRMVIGTTGFSAQQRQLIEQAAQKIAIVLAPNMSVGVNLTFKLLEIAAQVLGEEVDIEIIEAHHRHKVDAPSGTALRMGEIVAQTLGRNLAECAVYGRQGKTNERARRTIGFETIRAGDIVGEHTVLFAGTGERVEITHKASSRMTFAKGAIRAAQWIMQKEIGLFDMQDVLGLR; this comes from the coding sequence ATGAAAACACATATTGCTATTGCCGGTGCTGCGGGTCGCATGGGACGCCAGCTCATTGAAGCTTGTATTCAAGCAAGTGAGGTTGTTTTAGCCGCTGCGCTTGAACATCCTCAAAGCAGTTTTATTGGTAGTGATGCTGGAGAATTAGCCAGTATCGGTAAACAAAATATTAATATTGTTACTGATTTAAACACAATTATTTCTCAATTTGAGGTCTTAATTGACTTTACTACCCCGGAAGCCACTTTAGCTCATTTAGCGAAATGTCAAGCGATGACTAAACGGATGGTCATTGGTACGACTGGATTTTCGGCGCAACAACGCCAACTGATTGAACAAGCAGCCCAAAAAATTGCCATTGTCTTGGCACCTAATATGAGTGTGGGTGTTAATCTCACTTTTAAATTATTGGAAATAGCGGCACAAGTATTGGGTGAAGAAGTTGATATTGAGATTATTGAAGCACATCATCGTCATAAAGTCGATGCCCCTTCAGGAACCGCTTTGCGCATGGGTGAGATTGTGGCACAAACTTTAGGACGCAATTTAGCAGAATGCGCCGTATATGGGCGACAAGGCAAAACCAATGAACGGGCTCGTCGCACCATTGGTTTTGAAACGATTCGTGCCGGAGATATTGTCGGTGAACATACCGTGTTATTTGCTGGTACCGGGGAACGAGTTGAAATTACTCATAAAGCATCTAGCCGTATGACCTTTGCCAAAGGTGCCATTCGTGCCGCACAATGGATTATGCAAAAAGAGATTGGTTTATTTGACATGCAAGACGTTTTAGGCTTACGGTAG
- a CDS encoding glycosyltransferase: MTRVKSATQPKLSIVFLNYNRLAETRYTLEQLSWLWEQRHDIEVIAIDNGSTDGTKEFLQTQTHWVQVIYLPNNSGIAGYNEGFQQAQGNYLLVLDDDSHPVDHITLDRIIECLDTHPEIGIVACRIESIQGQPLSTWHLPQPDTPGLSMAFVGCGFAIRRSLFEQVGWYPPEFFLYQNEIEVAIRVLCQHYKIYYDPNCRIIHRQSPLGRTHWRRVYYPTRNTIWIIRRYFPLPIAAYLITSRLCFGLIRALQSFELAWYYQAVKEAFFTPIEPQILSPQLRQQLTIFLEENSILHQIFKRLRSRSG, translated from the coding sequence ATGACAAGAGTTAAATCAGCTACCCAACCTAAATTGAGCATTGTTTTCCTCAATTATAACCGCCTGGCGGAAACGCGTTATACTTTAGAACAACTGTCTTGGCTATGGGAACAGCGCCATGATATTGAAGTTATTGCTATTGATAACGGTTCTACTGATGGGACTAAAGAATTTTTGCAAACCCAAACTCACTGGGTGCAAGTGATTTATTTGCCCAACAATAGCGGTATTGCCGGTTATAACGAAGGTTTCCAACAGGCTCAGGGAAATTATCTACTCGTCTTGGATGATGATTCTCACCCCGTTGATCATATCACACTTGATCGCATCATTGAGTGCCTAGATACTCATCCGGAAATTGGTATTGTAGCTTGTCGGATTGAATCGATACAAGGACAACCTTTGTCTACTTGGCATCTTCCTCAACCGGATACGCCCGGTTTATCCATGGCATTCGTCGGTTGTGGTTTTGCGATTCGACGTTCATTGTTCGAACAGGTTGGTTGGTATCCGCCAGAATTTTTTCTTTATCAAAATGAGATTGAGGTTGCCATTCGAGTCTTGTGTCAACACTATAAAATTTATTATGATCCGAATTGTCGAATTATACATCGTCAATCCCCACTCGGTCGAACTCATTGGCGACGGGTTTATTATCCTACTCGTAATACGATTTGGATTATTCGTCGCTATTTTCCTTTGCCAATAGCGGCTTATCTCATTACCTCACGGTTATGTTTTGGCTTGATTCGTGCGTTACAATCGTTTGAATTAGCTTGGTATTATCAAGCAGTCAAAGAAGCGTTTTTTACGCCGATAGAGCCACAAATTTTATCCCCGCAGTTGCGACAACAATTAACTATCTTTTTGGAAGAAAACAGTATATTACATCAGATATTTAAACGATTACGTTCCCGCTCAGGATAA